Proteins found in one Hemitrygon akajei chromosome 32, sHemAka1.3, whole genome shotgun sequence genomic segment:
- the LOC140719780 gene encoding uncharacterized protein isoform X2, producing MVATKDRGVSALVDSSAIKGNNRKRPGSSDLSWELMKKKSNFGKMHLHDNLKREQMSEVKWGTDRCSIQKKKKAEKIAIGVDELCLASDKPEKCKRVSRSRTPGHQKCKLSKSGSVSSLGSCCSSSASSRSDSVSSSASSQSGSMSSSSCSRSSSISSSCSSRSSSVSSCSSQSDSMSSSGSSRSGSVSSSGSSCLDSVSPLKRYRSSSKYTNSASRSRCVSQEKRCKSSRRTHSRSRSRSCSRSCYRRSRYHVPYRSPLRYRSRSSLRHRRSRSGSRSRYSSRCPRNYHSFMYRTQSSHRSRSRSRGRSIYLTQKDKNTLLEIAKANADKLFGKSNIQMPPSLKPTSPFRDENYNFEKSNIDAAKEMIRRKP from the exons ATGGTGGCGACGAAGGACAGGGGAGTTAGTGCCCTTGTGGATTCCTCGGCGATTAAAGGCAATAATCGTAAACG GCCAGGTTCATCTGATTTATCCTGGGAACTGATGAAAAAGAAATCCAACTTTG GTAAAATGCATTTGCATGACAATCTGAAACGTGAACAAATGTCTGAAGTGAAGTGGGGAACGGATAGGTGCAGTatacagaagaagaagaaggctGAGAAAATTGCAATTGGTGTGGATGAATTGTGTCTTGCTTCAGATAAGCCTGAAAAGTGTAAGAGAGTGTCACGGTCCAGAACTCCAGGCCATCAGAAATGCAAACTGTCGAAGTCAGGTTCAGTATCATCTTTGGGAAGTTGTTGCTCATCTTCTGCTAGCTCTCGGTCAGATTCTGTTTCATCCTCTGCCAGCTCACAGTCTGGTTCGATGTCATCATCGAGTTGCTCTCGATCGAGTTCGATATCGTCGTCCTGTAGCTCTCGTTCCAGTTCAGTCTCTTCTTGTAGCTCTCAGTCAGATTCAATGTCCTCTTCTGGCAGTTCCAGATCAGGTTCGGTGTCCTCATCAGGCAGTTCCTGTTTGGATTCTGTGTCCCCATTAAAAAGGTACAGATCAAGTTCAAAATACACTAATTCGGCTTCAAGGTCAAGATGTGTATCACAAGAGAAGAGATGCAAGAGTTCAAGACGAACCCATTCAAGATCCCGGTCTCGAAGCTGTTCAAGGTCTTGTTACCGAAGATCAAGATATCACGTGCCGTATCGGTCACCCCTCAGGTACCGATCAAGGTCTAGCTTGAGACACAGAAGATCCCGCTCAGGATCAAGGTCAAGATATTCATCCAGGTGTCCAAGAAACTACCATAGTTTTATGTACAGAACCCAATCTTCACACAGAAGTCGAAGCAGATCAAGGGGAAGATCTATTTACTTAACACAAAAAG ATAAAAATACTCTGCTTGAAATAGCAAAGGCAAATGCTGATAAATTATTTGGAAAAAGCAATATTCAGATGCCACCTAGCCTGAAGCCTACCAGTCCTTTCAGAGATGAGAATTATAATTTTGAGAAGTCCAACATTGATGCAGCTAAAGAGATGATCAGAAGG AAGCCTTGA